In Oscillospiraceae bacterium, the genomic window TTTTCGTAGATTTTCTATCAAAAATCAGGCATAAGCAATTTTACGGTCCCTTTTAATCGCGCGCGTCATACGCGCGTGAGAGCAGTTCTTCGACCATCGGGACTTCATCCAGCATGGAACCCAGAACGACCAGCGCGAACTTTTCCCACCGCTGGGCTGTGATCTCTGTTTTTCTCAGTTCGCGGGCTATGGTTTTCCAGCCTTTTTGTAACGACGGATCACTGTAGACATACCGCCCGCACAGGATCGTTTTGTAACGACTGTTTAACCGGTCTAATTGCCCCCGGATTGTTGTCTGATCCGCACGGAGAACATCCTGCCGAACACGAAGTTCATTTTCCCGGCGCTGGCACTCCACATCATCGGCCAGTTTCACAGCCAGCGACGCGGTACTATCTCCCGGCGTGCTGCCGTGCGGCATACCGTCCATAGCAATGCCCTTGATTGGATTGTAGCGGTCTCGCAGTTCCGCCAGCTCAATGTTGACATCATCAAGCTGTGCTTCAATCCCGCCAAAGTAGCGCAAAATCATTTTCGTTTCTTCTGCCTGCATTTTGCCCTCCTACGCTCCGTACCGTCAAAATTCTGTCGAGAAGATAGGCCCTGCACCGGGCACACGTGCAACCTCCGCGCTCCCGCCGGTCATCTGGGCAACACACCGGCCCAGTTTGGTATACGCCACATATTCCCCGTCTTTTGCCCATTCAAGGAACTGTTCATAGTTTTTTCTGGCTTCTTCCACAGTGCTGTTGATCTGGACACGATCATAGCCCATAGAACCCAGCGCTTCGATGAAGAATCGGATCACGAGATCCCCAGCGGCCCGCCGTTCGGCCAGTGCATCCTTTTCACGCTGTTTGCGCGGGTACTGCCCCGCCGGAAGGATAAACGGCTTATCCAGCATCGGTGCCGTGCGTTCTCTCAGCTTCTCGCGGGCTTTCGGCTGCCCGTAGGCGCTCATTTCAACTGTGTACACCTCTGCCCGGTGGTTCATTTCCGTGCAAAGCCGCTCCTGCTTGTTCCTGTCAAAATCCAACGTGTCATTGGCGGCGATCATGGTGCAGTAGCTCACCACCTCGCCAACGGCCTGCCTGTTCAGTGTCAGATTCTTTCTGGTGTTCACCTTTTCGGCACACCGGGCAAAGGCGTTCTGTGCCATATGCATAGACACTGCCCTTGGGATTCCTCTACTCATGCTGTTTCATCCTTTCCTTTTGGTCTGTTGGGCGCACTTCTTCCATGCTTTGATTTCAGCGGCAGTATCAGGGGTAATGTGCTCCACAAAGCGCCAGCCCCGCGGCTCCGCCACAAGGTCGATGAACATACGGCGGCGGTGGATATAATCACGCTGCTGCCGCCGGGTGAATTTGCTTTTCACCTCTACCACCTCAACTGTGCCGTCTGCGTAGGTCAGCACAAAATCCGGTGTATAGTGCATCGCCGGGAGTTTCACATTTCCGTACTCTTTTTCCGGCAACATGGTAAACCTGCGGTGTGATTCTACCTTCACAACCTCGCCCCGTTGGACTTTAGGCAGAATCATTCCCATGTAGTAGTCGTACTCGCCCCTGCTGTCAAACTCCCGTCCTGTTTTCTTGGCGGCTGCGGCCACGGCTTCCAGCGTCGGTGCTTTTGCTCTGCTTCTGGCTGCAATCTGCGCTTCTGCCTGTGCCCGATACTTTGGCGGCAGGTCAGAAAGTTCCATCCTCATACTCAAGGCCGGTTCCTCCTGTTCTGCTGCATCCCGGTCTCTTTGCGATATAGGCGCACGATCAGGTGCCGGGTGTTGTTGCCGGTGATAATAGGTTCGCAGTAATGCAGGGTGTATCCGGGGTACATTTTCTCCCAGAATGCACCATCTTCCAGACGGTTCTCGCAAACGTCTTTCAACCTACTGCGGCTCATTTTCCCATCGTTCGGGCGGGGCATTTTCGGCGGTTTCAGCCCGCGGCTCTGCCGCCAATGGCGCTTGCACCGCACATTCTTCATGATGTACTTTGCAAGGCTCGTGATGTAGCCATGATCGAAGTGCAGAGGTTCACAACGGGCCATGCCGCGCCCGCTCCACGCTTCCTCAACCATTTCTCGGGTCAGGCCATAAACGCGCTGCATAATGACGTGGTGATGGTGCTTTCCCACCCACACCCCGTCAATATACGTCGAGTATTCATGCACGACGATCCACTTCGGGTGCCGAATGCCTTTTTTATCGCACATCCGGTATAGCTTTTTCATGGCGGCGGAAAAATCCTTATCCACACGCTTTGTGTCCGCCGGGTCGGGCCGGTGTTCATCGTCATAGGTGTATGTAACAGAATAATCGCTCTTGTGGAAGTTACGCTGAACCAACAGCTCTAAATACCGTCCACTTTTTCGCAAATTGTACGCTTCCTTCGCAATGGAGCTTGCCAGCTCTTTTTTCTTGCGGGTGCTGGCCTTGTGCTGCTGTTCCGTGATCTCGAAAAAATCCACCTGCATGGTGTCAGCCGTGGCATAGTCTTTGCCGCAGATAAATTTTTGCTCTCGTACTCTGAAACCCGCGGTCATACTCTCCACGTCCTCCTTTCCGTACACGTCATGGAATTTTCTGAATCTTGAACCACAAACACGAGAAGGGAACGATGCAGAGGAACAACACCGGGCCGCGTTCCCTACGATCCTGCTTCCGGCAAGCCATCAGAACGCTGCCCTCGTTTTCCCTCTGCACTCCCTTTCCCCGCCGGGGGAAAGCTCCTGTTTTTCTCTGATTTCTCAGAATGTCCCTTAGTTTAGCTCCGATATACAAGCCCCTTGCCGCCTCGTCAGGGCGGCAATTTAACGACGGACGCTCTTTATATATAAGGTAGAGGGCTTGTCTTGCTTATTTCAGCAGGGCGAATTTGAACCAATCCGGCAGGTCGGATGCTGCAATAAAATACTTTACCACCAGCACCACGGCAAGAATAATCACCGGTGCCAGCAGGTACAGCCAGCCGATAGCGTAAGCGCCGAACTCACTTTTCTTCTTTTTCATCACTATCTTCCCTTCCTTCCCACACAGGGCAGCTATCTTCCGGGTCTGTGAAATCCGCCCGATGCTCAGAATTTCCATTGAAGCACACCCATGAAAAGTTATCATGCCATGCGCAGGTGAAACACTCTTTTTCCATCACTCACGTTCCTCCCAGTTCCAGCAGGAAGCTTCCCGGCCTGTCACGGGCTGAGAATGATGTTTGTTGAAACACGTCCCGTCCTGCAAATGCCACCTGCAAAATTCACAGCTTTTGTGTGAAGTGACTTTTGCGCCGCACTCTGGGCAGTGCTTAAACGTGTACTCGCAAAGTTCTTTCTCCCCGTCGTCCGGGTCGATTTTGATTTGCTTCCAGTCCTCAACGTGAATGCCGCACTTGTGGCAAATAAATTCGTCGCAGTCTATGTAGTCCCGGTTCTCGTTGTATGTCAGCGGTTGCAGGCTCTCCGGGGCAATGGTCGGTTCGGCATTCAAACTGCCCTCGATCATCTGCACTACACTGGTTTTGATTTTCCCGTGTGTCAGCTCCCCTTTCAGTGCATACTCTATGTTCTTGAGTACCTGCATGAAATGGTTTGCATCAACCAGACGTTTTTCTTTCATTTTCTTTTCCCGCTTTCTTTCTGGGCGTTCGCTTCTTCTTTGGCAAATCCGGTATCGTCACCACAATATCCCTTTGTTTCTCCATTTCCGCCGGGATTGCCTCGACCAGACTTTTGAATTTTTGCAAGGTTTGAACCTCCGTCGCCGCGAAAATGAACTGCGCCAGTTCTTCCGGTGTTCCCTGCTGGACGGAATGACCGTCCGGGTATGTTGTGATCGTCATTTTTCTTCGCCTTTCAGTTTCAGTTCCACTTTCGGCATGGGCTGATCCGAACGGTTCATCGGTTCATAGAAATCGACCCACTGTCCACCCTCCGGGAAGTCGTGCCACGCAAGCGCGTACCGGATCGTCAGCCAGACGGTTTCTGCCCGGTATGCTCCCTTCATGGTCGTGTCGATAGATGCAGGCGGAACGTTCTGCTTCCAAAGTGCGTCCATGCCCTGCCGCATCTGGTTACGAAGCCGCATACACTTGAGAAAATCCGCTTCGTGGTCTTTATGAAACTGCTTTCGTTCTTCGGTCGTGTGGCACCGCTTTTCCATCTTGTCCACATAATCCCAGCAGCAAACCTCATTGGTGAAGTCCTCAAACTGGCCCATGCGGAACCGGAGGTATTCTTCGCACGCCTGCTTCACGGCCTGTGCTGTCTCCCGGCTCATGGTGATGGTCACGGCCTCAACCTCTGCCGGGGTCTTATTTTTTGTTACCATTCTGTCACCTCAACAAATCCTGACAGCCGGGGCACCGTAGCCATCCCGTACCAGAACCCCCTCTTTTTCCGTAAAAAACATTGTCGTCTTGAACGGAAAGTTTGCTCTGTCGATGCCAGCTTCGGCGGCAGCATCGGCCAGCATTTTGCACGGGCCGTAATCACTCCCGATGGAAAAGCCGAAAGCTTGAATGCTTTTCGCGTATTCCTCAATGCTTTTTGCCAATGCCGCCTTGAATGTGTTCAGCTGATCCAGCGTAACGCTCTGTCGCATCGTATCCGCAAGGAAGCACACTGCAACAGAGGTAAAGCTATCGTCTCCGTTGCTATGCGGCTGGTGATCCATCAGCTTTCCAGCCCACCAGCTGACAGCCTTTTCAATATCATCCTTTGCCAAAATCATACCGTTTCCACGCCTTTCTTTTTCAGAGGTTCAGGCCCCGTTCCATAGTCCGGCACCCAGCCGCCCGGCCAGTCGTGCCGCTGGCTGCGTTCGTATTTCTTGACCATTGCGGCCAGCTGAATAGCTTCCACCGCTGCGTGGATTGCCACATCATAAATGAGATTCAGGTGCTCCCGCTTCATGGGTTCGTT contains:
- a CDS encoding phage terminase large subunit family protein: MKEKRLVDANHFMQVLKNIEYALKGELTHGKIKTSVVQMIEGSLNAEPTIAPESLQPLTYNENRDYIDCDEFICHKCGIHVEDWKQIKIDPDDGEKELCEYTFKHCPECGAKVTSHKSCEFCRWHLQDGTCFNKHHSQPVTGREASCWNWEERE
- a CDS encoding DUF1064 domain-containing protein, producing MRMELSDLPPKYRAQAEAQIAARSRAKAPTLEAVAAAAKKTGREFDSRGEYDYYMGMILPKVQRGEVVKVESHRRFTMLPEKEYGNVKLPAMHYTPDFVLTYADGTVEVVEVKSKFTRRQQRDYIHRRRMFIDLVAEPRGWRFVEHITPDTAAEIKAWKKCAQQTKRKG